The Schizosaccharomyces pombe strain 972h- genome assembly, chromosome: I genome contains a region encoding:
- the mpd2 gene encoding GYF domain protein: MNSEASVFSNMDWSQLAHSLHKKANNSSSSTTGAFPQLTSFTKPTATNGVDSPTSSHIDPSVSAKLDSQRKLSLKSGNMWDSLNAPSELTSKNPTVSSTTSSANPAIVSNGGSPFYKNPVVANNPSSTFDMSTNLFNSKNANTSFTNAFSNEGISPGFLRDCFPSSNSITTGTASPKLGSPFNHINRPVLDRSPSSFSQSRSAVSGNMNPGVGTLQQPQRAGSDTFPDLNTSSSNQPGGEPNVASANTHSLEILSSSAYHPSGSSNGISAGLTQSVASPVGQVDNLADFSQSPLRRGPSRFPTNSNVPVGNSMSIRDTDSPLNILVDKAKAKASIKENASQPVAPSASQREHSAVNSPAAAMSPSTAMFSSEAFPQHLASLIPPALLHWLYKDPQNNVQGPFTGVDMHQWYRAGYFPLGLPIKRLEEEEYYSLAFFIRQVGNQLEPFLVPLSPVTVQNASWNAQGTDLPLSNYLPESSEQNRGGNKHLELYPSTAEVSNVRNDESKANSLSEISYNQQSECRSSELNVNEDSANQKEESALGTSDNSDMYEKENTPIHHNESLNQLSKDLGSISLSEETKQEKPSKLKETVESKRLSTGVQKQSPAASKEIPVTSGSQTTAPKPSPWKSLPPKHLPSLDETISREMSIASSEALPQVEKSNSDQPPVAIPSTSKTGSPWAKVSDVSTSMAQEIQRMEKQNENLKSKVASNPVSQTSTNAKASTPALASGSIWGSPSVINAWANKPAALKSPLIKKNIQQAELAQNKQQSSVTTASPRSNALNANTPKAAAPSSNVTMKNVTSILETSTFEGEDTWSVVGPGGKIVNQQSPSAQQTTRSPSKVSATLNAGNSQASTSSKLQQVVSMSGHSPDFLAWCKISLKGLNEGVNYEEFLDMLLSLPAENNVETFEIISDSIYANSTIMDGRRFASEFTRRRIADLTGKDGQQSNNKSQSELGNSSGAWSQVVRNKPKQGTEWNSAFKVVTSKKNKKRV, encoded by the exons ATGAATTCAGAAGCAAGTGTATTTAGTAATATGGATtg GAGCCAGCTGGCACATTCGTTAcataaaaaagcaaataactCGAGTTCTTCAACAACTGGTGCTTTTCCTCAGTTAACATCTTTTACTAAACCTACTGCCACAAATGGAGTGGATTCTCCTACATCGTCTCATATTGACCCTTCTGTTTCTGCAAAATTGGATTCACAAAGAAAACTGTCTTTAAAAAGTGGCAATATGTGGGACTCTTTAAATGCACCTTCTGAATTGACTAGCAAAAATCCTACAGTATCGTCAACAACCTCATCAGCAAACCCAGCCATTGTTTCAAATGGTGGTTCtcctttttataaaaatccAGTTGTTGCAAATAATCCAAGTAGCACCTTTGATATGTCTACcaatttgtttaattcTAAAAATGCCAACACCTCTTTTACAAACGCTTTTTCTAATGAGGGCATATCTCCTGGATTTTTAAGGGATTGTTTTCCATCCTCGAATTCTATAACAACGGGCACAGCTTCTCCCAAACTGGGGAGCCCTTTTAATCATATCAATCGTCCTGTATTAGATCGCAGCccttcttcattttctcaAAGTCGCTCAGCGGTTTCTGGTAATATGAATCCCGGTGTTGGGACTTTGCAACAGCCGCAGCGTGCTGGTTCTGATACTTTTCCTGACTTGAACACTTCTTCAAGCAATCAACCAGGTGGGGAACCGAATGTTGCTTCAGCTAATACTCATTCTCTTGAAATTCTATCAAGCTCTGCTTACCATCCTTCTGGATCATCAAATGGAATATCTGCAGGTTTAACACAATCCGTGGCTTCTCCTGTTGGACAGGTTGATAATCTCGCAGATTTCTCTCAGTCCCCACTACGCAGAGGTCCATCTCGATTTCCCACTAATTCCAACGTTCCAGTGGGAAATTCAATGAGTATTAGAGACACTGATTCTCCACTAAATATTCTTGTTGATAAGGCCAAAGCTAAAGCATCTATTAAAGAGAACGCGTCCCAACCTGTTGCACCAAGCGCATCTCAACGTGAGCATTCTGCTGTCAATAGTCCTGCGGCTGCTATGTCTCCCTCTACAGCTATGTTTTCTTCGGAGGCGTTTCCTCAGCACTTGGCTTCGTTAATTCCTCCCGCTCTTCTGCATTGGCTTTATAAAGACCCTCAAAATAATGTCCAAGGCCCCTTTACTGGAGTAGATATGCATCAATGGTATAGAGCTGGTTATTTTCCTCTTGGCTTGCCAATAAAGAGGctagaagaagaagagtaTTACTCTCTTGCCTTTTTTATTCGTCAGGTGGGCAACCAGTTGGAACCCTTCTTGGTTCCTCTATCACCTGTAACTGTTCAAAACGCCTCTTGGAATGCTCAAGGAACCGATCTTCCTTTGAGCAATTATCTTCCGGAGAGCTCTGAACAAAATAGAGGTGGAAACAAACACCTTGAATTATATCCCAGTACTGCGGAAGTTTCAAATGTTAGAAATGATGAATCAAAAGCAAACTCGTTATCTGAGATTTCCTATAATCAGCAATCCGAGTGCCGAAGTTCTGAGCTCAATGTTAATGAAGACAGTGCTAACCAAAAGGAGGAATCGGCCCTTGGTACTTCTGACAACTCTGATAtgtatgaaaaagaaaacactCCCATTCATCATAATGAATCGTTAAATCAATTGTCAAAAGATCTCGGTTCTATCAGTCTCTCTGAGGAAACTAAGCAAGAAAAGCCGTCGAAGCTTAAGGAAACTGTTGAATCGAAAAGACTTTCTACGGGTGTGCAAAAACAGTCTCCTGCAGCTTCGAAAGAAATCCCCGTTACTAGCGGATCACAAACTACGGCTCCAAAGCCTTCTCCTTGGAAATCTCTTCCTCCTAAGCATTTACCTTCTCTCGATGAGACTATAAGTAGGGAAATGAGTATTGCTAGTTCTGAAGCGCTTCCTCAAGTTGAAAAATCTAACAGCGATCAACCACCTGTCGCCATTCCTAGCACTTCAAAAACCGGTTCACCTTGGGCTAAAGTTAGTGATGTGTCTACTTCAATGGCTCAAGAAATTCAACGCAtggaaaaacaaaatgagaatttgaaaagcaaagtTGCTTCCAATCCTGTTTCACAAACTTCCACAAATGCCAAAGCTTCCACACCAGCTCTTGCTTCAGGCTCCATTTGGGGAAGCCCGTCTGTAATAAATGCGTGGGCCAACAAGCCAGCTGCTCTCAAGTCTCCgttgataaagaaaaatattcagCAAGCTGAGCTTGCCCAAAACAAACAGCAATCTTCCGTTACTACTGCCAGTCCTCGTTCTAATGCATTAAATGCTAACACTCCAAAGGCAGCTGCCCCTTCTAGTAATGTTACAATGAAAAATGTAACATCTATATTAGAAACCTCTACGTTCGAAGGCGAGGATACATGGTCTGTAGTTGGACCTGGTGGGAAAATCGTTAATCAGCAATCTCCTTCTGCTCAACAAACGACTCGTTCTCCCTCTAAAGTTTCGGCTACATTAAATGCTGGTAATTCTCAAGCATCTACTTCATCAAAATTACAACAAGTTGTGTCAATGTCGGGTCATTCGCCGGACTTTTTAGCATGGTGCaagatttctttgaaaggTTTGAATGAAGGTGTTAATTACGAAGAATTTCTCGATATGTTACTTTCTTTGCCAGCTGAAAATAATGTTGAAACTTTTGAGATTATCTCGGATTCCATTTATGCTAATAGTACTATTATGGATGGACGTCGCTTTGCTAGTGAGTTTACTCGCCGTCGTATAGCCGATTTAACTGGCAAAGATGGGCAACAATCTAACAATAAGTCTCAATCAGAGTTGGGTAACTCTAGTGGTGCTTGGAGTCAGGTTGTTCGTAACAAGCCAAAGCAAGGTACTGAATGGAATTCGGCGTTTAAAGTGGTTActagtaaaaaaaacaaaaagcgGGTATAA
- the spn1 gene encoding mitotic septin Spn1, which yields MASMVLADGMPTVKDDSTRSRGSDVDSFTSTDNVTQINVEAAISENKNEEKPIQDNSEQEFNPHVSIIQRQLNGYVGFASLPNQWHRRCVRQGFNFNVLVLGESGSGKSTLVNTLLNRDVYPPTQKSLTGDFGVNPEPTVMINSSAVEIVENGISLQLNVIDTPGFGDFIDNTDCWQPVLTDIEGRYDQYLELEKHNPRSTIQDPRVHACIFFIQPTGHAISAMELRVMLALHEKVNIIPIIAKADTLTDDELNFTKEMILRDIQYHNIRIFFPPTYETDDPESVAENADIMSRIPFAIIASNTFVVNNEGKRVRGRRYPWGVVEVDNEEHSDFPKLREMLIRTHLEELKEQTNKLYEAYRTERLLSSGISQDHSVFREVNPSAKLEEERALHEEKLMKMEAEMKTIFSQKVQEKEDRLKQSENELRTRHREMKAALEKQKADLIDHKNRLMQAKAAAENEKSKRKFFK from the exons ATGGCGTCAATGGTACTCGCGGATGGTATGCCTACAGTTAAAGATGATTCCACTAGAAGCAGGGGTTCCGACGTTGATTCTTTCACATCTACAGATAATGTAACGCAAATAAATGTTGAGGCAGCCATTTCAGAAAACaagaatgaagaaaaaccCATTCAGGATAATTCTGAACAAGAG TTCAATCCGCACGTTAGTATAATCCAGCGTCAGTTGAACGGATACGTTGGATTCGCTAGTCTTCCTAATCAATGGCATCGTCGTTGTGTTCGTCAAGGTTTTAATTTCAACGTATTAGTATTAGGGGAAAGCGGTTCAGGGAAATCTACACTTGTGAATACGCTATTGAATAGAGATGTTTACCCACCGACCCAGAAATCTTTAACTGGGGATTTTGGAGTGAACCCAGAACCCACTGTTATGATCAACTCTTCTGCAGTTGAAATAGTGGAAAATGGTATCAGTCTTCAATTAAATGTAATTGATACACCCGGTTTTGGCGATTTTATTGACAACACCGATTGTTGGCAACCAGTTTTGACAGATATCGAGGGTCGCTATGATCAATATCTTGAGCTTGAAAAGCACAATCCTCGATCTACTATTCAAGATCCAAGAGTTCATGcttgtatattttttattcagcCTACTGGTCATGCTATAAGTGCTATGGAGCTTCGAGTTATGTTGGCTTTGCACGAGAAAGTAAATATTATACCCATCATTGCGAAAGCCGATACACTAACGGATGATGAACTTAACTTTACGAAGGAAATG ATTTTGAGAGATATCCAATACCACAATATCAGAATTTTCTTCCCTCCGACATATGAGACCGATGATCCTGAATCAGTGGCAGAAAATGCAGACATCATGAGTAGAATACCTTTTGCTATAATTGCTTCTAATACATTCGTGGTCAACAATGAAGGAAAGCGCGTCCGCGGGAGGCGGTACCCATGGGGCGTTGTTGAAGTCGATAATGAAGAGCATTCTGATTTCCCTAAGCTTCGTGAAATGCTTATTCGAACACACTTAGAAGAACTCAAAGAACAGACAAATAAGCTGTATGAAGCGTATCGTACTGAACGGTTGCTTAGCAGCGGAATATCACAAGATCACTCCGTTTTTCGTGAAGTCAACCCTAGTGCTAAACTCGAAGAGGAGCGTGCCTTACACGAAGagaaattgatgaaaatggaaGCAGAAATGAAAACCATTTTTTCTCAGAAGGttcaagaaaaagaagatcGTCTTAAACAATCTGAAAACGAGTTACGTACCCGTCATCGCGAAATGAAGGCAGCATTGGAGAAGCAAAAAGCTGACTTAATTGATCACAAAAATCGGTTAATGCAAGCTAAAGCTGCGGCCGAAAATGAGAAGAGTAAAAggaagttttttaaatag
- the mnn9 gene encoding mannan polymerase complex subunit Mnn9 — MRVYNKSRIVGQLLFVALGITFIYYLFTPSVNSNAKVQIENRGGNSYEIYDMNKITESSDPIRNKEEVLILTPIARFYPQYWKNLLELDYPRNLISLGFIVPSSKDGAKVHRELRNAINAVQKGPGDKRFADVKILIQDSDLSSGQSEAERHKFSAQKERRGKLAATRNTLLLSTLKPSTSWVLWLDSDIVETPSTLIQDLAEHNEDVLVANCFQKQGDKLTPYDFNSWVDSQTAQELASHMDRDEILLEGYAELPTYRMLMAKIYEEHKDPSTIMALDGVGTTALLVKASVHRDGALFPTFPFYHLIESEGFAKMAKRLGHGVYGLPYYLVFHHNE; from the coding sequence ATGCGCGTGTACAATAAATCTAGAATTGTAGGGCAGCTCCTTTTTGTGGCCCTCGGTATTACTTTCATCTATTACCTATTTACTCCATCTGTCAATTCAAATGCCAAAGTTCAGATTGAAAACCGTGGGGGGAATTCTTACGAAATATACGATATGAACAAAATTACGGAATCTTCCGATCCCATTCGTAACAAAGAGGAGGTGTTAATCTTAACTCCTATTGCTCGATTTTATCCACAGTATTGGAAAAATCTTCTTGAGCTTGACTATCCGAggaatttaatttctttagGGTTTATTGTTCCTTCGTCAAAGGACGGTGCAAAAGTTCATCGTGAACTTCGGAATGCTATCAATGCTGTTCAGAAAGGTCCAGGCGATAAGCGTTTTGCCgatgttaaaattttaatccAAGACTCTGATCTTTCTTCAGGGCAATCAGAGGCCGAACGGCATAAATTTTCTGCCCAGAAGGAGCGTCGGGGAAAGTTAGCTGCTACCAGAAATACATTGCTGTTAAGCACTCTAAAACCTAGTACCTCTTGGGTTTTGTGGCTTGATTCTGACATTGTAGAAACTCCCTCCACGTTAATCCAAGATTTGGCGGAACACAATGAAGACGTGTTGGTAGCTAATTGTTTCCAAAAGCAAGGCGATAAACTAACTCCTTATGACTTCAATAGTTGGGTCGATTCTCAAACCGCGCAGGAGCTTGCAAGTCACATGGACAGGGATGAGATTTTGCTTGAAGGATATGCTGAATTGCCTACTTATCGAATGTTGATGGCTAAAATTTATGAGGAGCACAAAGATCCATCTACAATTATGGCTCTTGACGGTGTAGGCACCACTGCTTTACTGGTGAAGGCAAGTGTTCATAGGGATGGCGCATTATTCCCAACCTTCCCTTTTTACCACCTTATTGAAAGTGAGGGCTTTGCAAAGATGGCTAAGCGTTTAGGTCATGGAGTTTATGGATTACCCTATTATTTAGTGTTCCATCATAATGAGTAG
- the noc1 gene encoding ribosome biogenesis protein Noc1, whose amino-acid sequence MATLYPKPKRGQKIIFNEEGEGTIDTKPQGVMFDPGVPWYNIPLPELHEDKKFVNVDHVSELETRGLLLLKEDSERFSETLGHGTADKRMLQTLISSGTTSDRISALTLLVQESPIHAVKALETLLSICSKKSRNEATQAITTLKDLFIGGLLPDRKLKYMKQQSCLGSKNVTDKHLMVWAFESFLKSFYFKYIQIIEALSFDALLFVKSQMVSTIYDLLKAKPEQEQNLLKLLINKLGDKENKIASKASYSILQLEASHPAMKLVITKEIERFIFAPSTSRTSCYYTLITLNQTVLTHKQVDVANLLIEIYFVFFTKLLFALEKEEVADAPTLEKKSLQSDSKNKKSQKRKKDEDLRKEAEENVNSRVISAVLTGVNRAYPFAEVNSEKFDKHMNTLFAITHTASFNTSVQVLMLIFQASASRDFISDRYYKSLYESLLDPRLTTSSKQSLYLNLLYKSLIIDNNIPRVRAFIKRMVQVSAWQQPPLVTGLFHVMHQLVIATTALRSMFTNAEIHDFDGDEEEVFKDVEEDDVSEDQKVDSDKDGKLSDKQSHSAYVVGNVSVSTKKEHLSYDGRKRDPQYSNADGSCLWEIHPFLNHFHPTVSLLAKSLVYGEKILGKPNLSLHTLNHFLDKFAYRNPKKSAAARGHSIMQPLAGGLSKGYVPGSTYSGVPMNSEQFTSKKQEEIPVDELFFYRFFNDKYIKGKQARKTKVDRDEEGEIDEDEVWKALVDSKPQLEMDEEESDFDSEEMDKAMTDMGSDSEQSADENDNESMASEEKPMFSDEENLSEIAHSEDEFDDTVDFFEDENDLLPFNETDDEEEIQTVDHSETHSHKKKKRKAIKDLPVFADAESYAHLLEN is encoded by the coding sequence ATGGCAACGTTGTACCCCAAACCAAAACGAGGGCAGaagattatttttaatgaagaagGAGAAGGTACAATTGATACTAAACCTCAGGGGGTCATGTTTGATCCCGGAGTTCCATGGTATAATATTCCTTTGCCAGAATTGCATGAGGATAAAAAGTTTGTAAACGTAGATCATGTCTCTGAATTAGAGACGCGTGGATTATtgcttttgaaagaagacTCAGAAAGGTTTTCAGAAACTCTGGGACATGGAACAGCTGACAAACGGATGTTACAAACTCTCATTAGTTCTGGTACCACCAGTGATCGTATTTCCGCACTCACCTTACTTGTTCAGGAATCTCCCATACATGCAGTTAAGGCATTGGAAACTTTGCTTTCTATTTGTTCCAAAAAATCTCGTAACGAAGCTACTCAAGCTATTACCACTCTCAAAGACCTTTTTATCGGAGGACTTCTTCCAGACAGAAAGTTAAAGTATATGAAACAGCAATCTTGTTTGGGGTCTAAAAACGTTACAGACAAACATCTTATGGTATGGGcttttgaaagttttttgaagtcattttattttaaatacatTCAAATCATTGAAGCTTTGTCTTTTGACGCACTTctatttgtaaaaagtcAAATGGTTTCTACTATCTATGACTTATTGAAGGCTAAACCTGAACAAGAACAAAATTTGCTCAAGTTGTTGATTAATAAACTCGGTGATAAGGAGAATAAAATTGCCTCTAAAGCTTCTTATTCAATTCTCCAGCTCGAAGCTAGTCATCCTGCAATGAAGCTTGTGATTACTAAGGAAATTGAAAGATTCATCTTTGCACCTTCTACAAGCCGTACCAGTTGTTACTACACATTGATAACGTTGAATCAAACTGTTTTGACTCATAAACAAGTCGACGTtgctaatttattaatagaaatatattttgttttttttactaaactCTTGTTTGCTTTAGAGAAGGAAGAGGTTGCTGATGCTCCtactttggaaaaaaagtcTCTGCAGTCAgattcaaaaaacaaaaagtcACAAAAACGAAAGAAGGATGAAGATTTAAGGAAAGAGGCTGAAGAAAACGTTAATTCACGCGTGATATCAGCGGTATTGACAGGCGTCAACCGTGCTTATCCCTTTGCAGAAGTGAATtctgaaaaatttgacaaGCACATGAATACCCTATTTGCCATCACCCATACTGCTTCTTTTAATACGTCAGTTCAAGTTTTAATGCTAATTTTTCAAGCATCTGCTAGCCGTGATTTCATTTCGGACCGTTATTATAAAAGCCTTTACGAATCATTACTTGACCCACGTCTAACAACGTCGTCGAAACAGTCTCTTTATCTGAATTTACTTTATAAGTCACTTATTATAGACAACAACATTCCACGTGTTCGAGcatttataaaaagaatggTTCAGGTCTCAGCGTGGCAGCAACCTCCTTTAGTCACTGGATTATTTCATGTGATGCACCAACTTGTTATCGCCACGACAGCATTGCGTTCTATGTTTACAAATGCTGAAATCCATGACTTTGATGGAGATGAGGAAGAGGTCTTTAAGGatgttgaagaagatgacGTTTCCGAAGATCAAAAGGTAGATTCAGATAAAGACGGGAAATTAAGTGATAAGCAATCTCATTCTGCCTATGTTGTAGGCAATGTTAGTGTTTCAACCAAAAAAGAGCATCTCTCTTATGACGGTAGAAAGAGAGACCCTCAATACAGTAACGCAGATGGCTCATGTCTTTGGGAAATTCACCCTTTTTTGAACCATTTCCACCCAACCGTTTCACTCCTAGCCAAGAGCCTTGTTTATggtgaaaaaatattgggTAAACCTAATTTGTCGCTTCATACGTTGAACCACTTTCTTGACAAATTTGCATATAGAAACCCGAAGAAGTCTGCTGCTGCTCGTGGTCATTCAATTATGCAACCATTAGCTGGAGGCCTGAGCAAAGGTTATGTTCCTGGTTCTACGTACAGTGGTGTTCCAATGAACTCTGAGCAGTTCACTTCAAAGAAACAAGAGGAGATTCCTGTTGATgagcttttcttttatcgCTTTTTCAATGATAAATATATCAAGGGAAAGCAGGCTAGAAAGACAAAGGTGGATAGGGATGAAGAGGGTGAAATTGACGAGGATGAAGTTTGGAAAGCTCTTGTTGATTCCAAACCACAATTGGAAATGGATGAAGAGGAAAGTGACTTTGATTCTGAAGAGATGGATAAAGCAATGACCGATATGGGTAGTGATAGTGAACAGTCTGCAGATGAGAATGACAATGAGTCAATGGCTTCCGAAGAAAAACCCATGTTTTCAGACGAGGAAAATCTTTCGGAGATTGCACACTCTGAAGATGAGTTTGATGATactgttgatttttttgaagatgaaaatgatttgCTTCCGTTCAATGAAACTGACGATGAGGAAGAAATACAAACCGTTGATCATTCCGAGACCCATTCtcataaaaagaaaaagagaaaagcaattaaaGATTTACCTGTATTTGCTGATGCTGAGTCGTATGCTCATTTACTcgaaaattga
- the fta1 gene encoding kinetochore protein fta1: MTLRDHHFYNVTYTAYRLSPLFGFEYSNLTEIGKKLTRFLRYGTDRTGYFTNSTRFADLIIEKATFTEFGNTSSFPKFLKLDISYETSSDLEVKRKGQMFFFESFRKFSHAEADRTRLSLEGNSVFFSLALVRMDGALWMAVEQFLQQEFDTQILPCLIAPEILLEFLKIWQNHVNSQTALPLELTWTTGNPNLSSVTISIRPEDLKKIFRSSSFFYPILMEHIKRCTSLDLTNSVFSLSKVNTDCAILTSSGKLKIFSKAQNIVFDVLLALEPMQLPEY, translated from the coding sequence ATGACTTTAAGGGATCACCATTTTTATAATGTAACATACACCGCATATCGATTGTCTCCTTTGTTTGGGTTTGAATATTCAAACTTGACTGAAATAGGTAAAAAGCTTACGAGATTTCTTCGCTATGGTACTGATCGTACTGGTTACTTTACAAATAGTACTAGGTTTGCTGACTTGATAATTGAGAAAGCTACGTTTACGGAGTTCGGAAACACATCTAGTTTCcctaaatttttaaagctgGATATTTCGTATGAGACGTCTAGTGATTTAGAGGTGAAACGCAAAGGCCAGATGTTTTTCTTCGAGTCATTTCGGAAGTTCTCCCACGCGGAGGCTGACAGAACACGTTTATCGCTTGAAGGGAATTCTGTATTCTTTTCATTAGCTCTTGTTCGTATGGATGGGGCGCTATGGATGGCCGTTGAGCAGTTCCTCCAGCAGGAATTTGATACACAAATTTTACCATGCCTAATTGCTCCAGAAATACTTTTagagtttttgaaaatttggcAAAATCATGTAAATAGTCAAACAGCCCTCCCGCTTGAGTTGACCTGGACAACCGGAAATCCTAATCTTTCATCAGTCACAATTTCCATAAGACctgaagatttaaaaaaaattttccgTAGCTCCTCATTTTTCTACCCAATTCTTATGGAACATATCAAAAGGTGTACTTCTTTAGATTTGACAAACTCAGTATTCTCACTTTCCAAAGTGAACACTGATTGTGCCATTCTAACATCGTCCGGCAAGCTGAAAATCTTTTCTAAAGCTCAAAATATTGTATTTGATGTTTTGTTAGCCCTTGAGCCCATGCAATTGCCCGagtattaa
- the btf3 gene encoding nascent polypeptide-associated complex beta subunit — MDPSKLAKLQAGARIGGKGTPRRKVKKPSKSAMSAADDKKVQGALKKLNMQNLAGIQEVNMFKEDGGVINFRAPTVHSSLPNETTAIYGKAEEKTLSEILPGILNNLGPESLTALRQMAEQLKVSEGEKGADAQADDGEIPDLVEKFDEQD, encoded by the exons ATGGATCCCTCCAAATTGGCTAAGTTGCAGGCTGGCGCTCGTATTG GTGGAAAGGGTACCCCTCGTCGTAAGGTGAAGAAGCCTTCTAAGTCTGCCATGAGTGCTGCTGATGACAAGAAGGTTCAAGGTGCcttgaaaaagttgaataTGCAAAACCTTGCTGGCATCCAAGAGGTTAACATGTTCAAGGAAGATGGCGGAGTCATTAATTTCCGTGCACCTACCGTTCATTCCTCGCTTCCTAATGAAACTACAGCTATCTATGGTAAAGCAGAGGAAAAGACTTTGTCTGAGATTTTGCCTGGCATTTTGAACAACCTTGGTCCTGAATCCTTGACTGCCCTTCGTCAAATGGCTGAGCAATTAAAGGTCAGTGAAGGTGAAAAGGGAGCTGATGCACAAGCCGACGATGGAGAAATTCCTGACCTTGTCGAAAAGTTTGACGAACAAGATTAA